The Desulfuromonas versatilis genome has a segment encoding these proteins:
- the gspK gene encoding type II secretion system minor pseudopilin GspK, translating to MKSLRQEKGMVLLLVLVVVALLASLLTELAFSTLVDLRLTETFRDSTRAYYLAKGGVRVGRIILQEDSNEYDARNDPSELWSLGLANYPVGDGVVSVTVEDQGGKLDVNRLVRDVQGQPRVNVDPDFKGYFYRFFRDVLGLANGEELTAALIDWIDEDDTPYVDPDTGATLGTESDYYLRLDKPYPCKNGPFDTLEELALVRGFTPEVMKLIRDHVTVHGSGKININTATAEVLMSLSDDPVIDRAAAEDIIAIREREPYKSAADLQTVNNLPGMSNLDRRHFVLKSETFHIWARGEVGDGAREVEAFVLKAGDKLLYFKVN from the coding sequence ATGAAGAGCCTGCGCCAGGAAAAAGGGATGGTCCTGCTGCTGGTCCTGGTGGTGGTGGCCCTGCTCGCCTCGCTGCTGACCGAGCTGGCGTTTTCGACCCTGGTCGACCTGCGGCTGACCGAGACCTTCCGCGACAGCACCCGCGCCTACTACCTGGCCAAAGGGGGGGTGCGGGTCGGGCGGATCATCCTGCAGGAGGACAGCAACGAATACGACGCCCGCAACGACCCCAGTGAACTCTGGAGCCTGGGCCTGGCCAATTACCCGGTGGGCGACGGGGTGGTTTCGGTGACCGTCGAGGACCAGGGGGGCAAGCTCGACGTCAATCGACTGGTGCGAGACGTCCAGGGCCAACCGCGGGTCAACGTCGACCCGGACTTCAAGGGTTATTTTTACCGGTTCTTCCGGGACGTGCTGGGACTCGCCAACGGGGAGGAGCTCACCGCCGCGCTGATCGACTGGATCGACGAGGATGACACGCCCTACGTCGACCCTGACACGGGCGCGACCCTCGGTACCGAAAGCGATTATTACCTGCGGCTCGACAAGCCCTATCCGTGCAAAAACGGGCCCTTCGACACCCTGGAGGAACTGGCCCTGGTGCGCGGCTTCACCCCCGAGGTGATGAAGCTGATCCGCGACCATGTTACCGTGCACGGCAGCGGCAAGATCAACATCAACACAGCCACGGCGGAGGTGCTGATGAGCCTTTCGGACGACCCGGTCATCGACCGGGCCGCCGCCGAGGACATCATCGCCATCCGCGAACGCGAACCCTACAAATCCGCGGCGGATCTTCAGACCGTCAACAACCTGCCGGGCATGTCGAACCTGGACCGACGGCACTTCGTTCTCAAGAGTGAGACCTTCCACATCTGGGCCCGGGGCGAGGTCGGCGACGGAGCCAGGGAGGTGGAGGCCTTCGTGCTGAAAGCCGGGGACAAGCTGCTTTATTTCAAGGTAAACTGA
- the gspL gene encoding type II secretion system protein GspL has product MAKRLIGIDIDRDQVRIAVVSEEKGVYTLSALERAGFATAQELAAAIREALQGEARYGDRMAAALPAGEAFVRWLQFPFSDGKKIEAALPFELSAQLPVPVEDSVLSFQKPVASGEKFQVAAAAVRQEVVREFLLPFDQAAIPLNFLDVAPFAFAGGLRESCPDGILLLLRAAEVTVARLAEGRVADYLLLPAAPKDEAGLVRRLQREIALLQRKAGLSELPVLLAGAGATPGLAESLRQADIQAELPRLPFGGESLEAEFIPAAALALRAGIPEKEHEFNLRSGPFAMKSEWASLKRGLVTAAGLLLLTSAALTASAWLNYNHKAGRAEALQQEMVRIYRQTFPGARAIVDVPLQMRSGITELEKRGRLIGAGVQGTALGVLREVSATLPEDVTLDVRDLTYGPDSVRLEGYTTSFDAINRMARSLEKSPLFKEAQISDAKMSLDGSRVDFRMNLTFSEEQQAR; this is encoded by the coding sequence ATGGCCAAACGACTGATTGGAATCGATATCGACCGCGACCAGGTGCGCATCGCCGTGGTCAGCGAGGAGAAGGGCGTCTACACCCTGAGTGCCCTGGAGCGGGCCGGCTTCGCCACTGCGCAGGAGCTGGCCGCGGCTATCCGCGAGGCGCTGCAGGGAGAAGCCCGCTACGGCGACCGCATGGCCGCCGCCCTGCCTGCCGGGGAGGCCTTCGTGCGCTGGCTGCAGTTCCCCTTCAGCGACGGCAAAAAGATCGAGGCGGCGCTCCCCTTCGAGCTCTCCGCCCAGCTCCCGGTGCCCGTCGAGGATTCGGTACTCAGCTTCCAGAAACCGGTCGCCTCGGGGGAGAAGTTCCAGGTCGCCGCCGCGGCGGTACGCCAGGAGGTGGTGCGCGAGTTCCTGCTCCCCTTCGACCAGGCAGCCATCCCCCTCAATTTCCTCGACGTCGCCCCCTTCGCCTTCGCCGGCGGACTGCGCGAGAGCTGCCCCGACGGGATCCTGCTGCTGCTCCGCGCCGCGGAGGTGACCGTGGCCCGCCTGGCCGAGGGGCGCGTGGCCGACTACCTGCTGCTGCCCGCCGCCCCGAAGGACGAAGCGGGGCTGGTCCGCAGGCTGCAGCGGGAAATCGCCCTGCTGCAGCGCAAGGCCGGGCTCTCGGAGCTGCCCGTGCTGCTCGCCGGAGCGGGAGCCACCCCGGGCCTGGCCGAGAGCCTGCGCCAGGCCGACATTCAGGCCGAACTGCCGCGGCTGCCTTTCGGCGGCGAATCGCTCGAGGCCGAGTTCATTCCGGCAGCGGCCCTCGCCCTGCGCGCGGGAATTCCCGAGAAGGAGCATGAATTCAACCTGCGCAGCGGCCCCTTCGCCATGAAAAGCGAGTGGGCTTCGCTGAAGCGGGGGCTGGTCACCGCCGCCGGGCTGCTGCTGCTGACCAGCGCCGCGCTGACCGCTTCGGCCTGGCTCAACTACAACCACAAGGCCGGCCGCGCCGAGGCGCTGCAGCAGGAGATGGTCAGGATCTACCGCCAGACCTTCCCGGGCGCCCGCGCCATTGTCGATGTCCCCCTGCAGATGCGCAGCGGCATCACCGAGCTCGAGAAGCGCGGGCGGCTGATCGGGGCCGGGGTCCAGGGGACCGCTCTCGGGGTGCTGCGTGAGGTCTCGGCGACCCTGCCCGAGGATGTCACCCTGGATGTCCGCGACCTGACCTACGGTCCCGATTCGGTGCGCCTCGAGGGGTACACCACCAGCTTCGACGCCATCAACCGCATGGCCCGCAGCCTGGAGAAATCGCCCCTGTTCAAAGAGGCGCAGATCTCCGACGCCAAGATGAGCCTCGACGGCAGCCGCGTCGATTTCCGCATGAACCTGACTTTCAGCGAGGAGCAGCAAGCCCGATGA
- the gspM gene encoding type II secretion system protein GspM, whose product MIGNLSQRERIALVLGALAVLVTLVFFAVVSPYREALDRLDRQIASRQKQVYEVQSLRRQYLSLQQQLNEAERRLARGEAFSLFSFVESLATRVASKENLVYMRPQPTSVKEGFREDSVEIKLDKIRLNQLVQLLYELETTDAVLQVKNLRLKIRFEDRTLLDAVLTVSSFGRSA is encoded by the coding sequence ATGATCGGCAATCTGAGTCAACGCGAGCGCATCGCCCTGGTCCTCGGAGCCCTGGCGGTCCTGGTGACCCTGGTGTTCTTCGCCGTGGTATCCCCTTACCGGGAGGCCCTCGACCGGCTCGACCGGCAAATCGCCTCGCGCCAGAAACAGGTCTACGAGGTCCAGTCCCTGCGCCGCCAGTACCTGTCCCTGCAGCAGCAGCTCAACGAGGCCGAGAGGCGCCTCGCCCGGGGCGAAGCTTTCTCCCTGTTCTCCTTCGTCGAGTCCCTGGCCACCCGGGTGGCCAGCAAGGAGAACCTGGTCTACATGCGCCCCCAGCCCACCTCGGTCAAAGAGGGGTTCCGGGAGGATTCGGTGGAGATCAAGCTCGACAAAATCCGCCTCAATCAACTGGTTCAGCTGCTCTATGAACTGGAGACCACCGACGCCGTGCTGCAGGTGAAGAACCTGCGCCTCAAGATTCGGTTCGAGGACCGCACCCTGCTCGACGCGGTGCTCACCGTGTCGTCCTTCGGGAGGAGTGCATGA
- the gspN gene encoding type II secretion system protein GspN, translating to MKRFRLPSLPPLLRRRPVASPGAVPDAVSAPNRSDRSRLRLYSGAALLLAGCLVLGFYLFFPAGELKNRIEFEVTTRTPARLEMEHLSLRFPPALRAQQVNVTQPGQELKLTLDSLTLKPLWHSLFGSNPGVAFASQLLGGNAWGNLRRDGAVEAQVEELTFSAPLAAGSSLGISGVVSRGSLAGAWPLRPETETSLALEVNQARLTGLEAIGATTPNLSLGTLTLAGSGRGTALRIDKLENQGGDLQVSGTGTLLLSEPPENSRVNLSLTLNRSPSLDQALVELLDLFIKPGPDGTYRIRVTGTLGNPRMR from the coding sequence ATGAAACGCTTCCGTCTGCCGAGTCTTCCGCCTCTTCTCCGCCGCCGGCCCGTTGCCTCTCCGGGTGCGGTCCCCGACGCCGTTTCCGCCCCGAACCGCAGCGACCGCTCGCGGCTGAGGCTCTACAGCGGCGCCGCCCTGCTGTTGGCGGGGTGCCTGGTGCTCGGTTTCTACCTGTTTTTCCCCGCCGGGGAACTGAAGAACCGCATCGAATTCGAAGTGACCACCCGCACTCCGGCGCGCCTGGAAATGGAGCATCTCTCCCTGCGTTTCCCCCCGGCCCTGAGGGCGCAACAAGTCAATGTCACCCAGCCCGGGCAGGAGCTGAAGCTGACCCTGGACAGCCTGACCCTGAAGCCTCTCTGGCATTCGCTGTTCGGCAGCAACCCGGGCGTGGCCTTCGCCTCGCAGCTGCTCGGCGGCAACGCCTGGGGCAACCTGCGCCGCGACGGCGCCGTGGAAGCGCAGGTCGAAGAATTGACCTTCAGCGCTCCCTTGGCCGCCGGCTCTTCCCTGGGGATCTCCGGGGTGGTCAGCCGGGGAAGCCTGGCGGGCGCCTGGCCGCTGCGGCCCGAGACCGAGACCAGCCTGGCCCTCGAGGTCAACCAGGCACGCCTGACCGGCCTCGAGGCAATCGGCGCCACCACCCCCAACCTCTCCCTGGGGACGCTCACCCTGGCCGGCTCGGGCCGGGGCACCGCCCTGCGCATCGACAAGCTGGAAAACCAGGGGGGCGACCTGCAGGTCAGCGGCACCGGCACCCTGCTGCTGAGCGAGCCGCCGGAGAACAGCCGGGTCAACCTCTCGCTGACCCTGAACCGCTCCCCGAGCCTCGACCAGGCGCTGGTCGAACTGCTCGACCTGTTCATCAAACCCGGTCCCGACGGCACCTATCGCATCCGGGTGACCGGCACCCTGGGCAACCCGCGGATGAGGTAG